A DNA window from Ranitomeya imitator isolate aRanImi1 chromosome 2, aRanImi1.pri, whole genome shotgun sequence contains the following coding sequences:
- the SHKBP1 gene encoding SH3KBP1-binding protein 1 has protein sequence MAVPGGRSGDVIHLNVGGKRFSTSRQTLTWVSDSFFSSLLSGRISSLKDETGAIFIDRDPTVFASILNFLRTKELDTRGVHSSLLLHEAEFYGITPLVRRLQLCEELERSSCGSVLFNGYLPPPVFPAKKRNRHSVSGLQVSSRSAGNERAPVRRSNTMPPNLGSAGILGRLLEERSYGNGGLSGDPGMVRIICGHHNWIAVAFAQFIVCYRMKETSGWQLIFTSPCLDWVIERVALNAKTIGGSLGDHDKMLAVSSCSEIILWAITGDGTGSEIGVFSLGVPAEALFFVGNQLIATSHTGKIGVWNAVTKHWQIQDVVPINSYDTAGSFLLLGCNNGSIYYVDVQKFPLRMKDNDLLVTELYRDPSEDAITALSVYLTPKTSDSGNWIEIAYGTSSGVVRVIVQHPETVGSGPQLFQTFTVHRSPVTKIMLSERHLISVCADNNHVRTWTVTRFRGMISTQPGSTPLASFKILSLEDIDGHAGCSAGNDIGPFGERDDQQVFIQRVVPDSNIVYVRLSSTGKRICEVRSVDGSPITSFTVHECEGSSRIGSRPRRYLFTGHASGCLQMWDLTTAMEVANKGENRAELGGLTQEELLEQLEQCDLALTRTPEMSPATSFSHTVNPRASISSLQSQLSDIPRDRFSRLVVSSSHRPQAAAVRPSEAWASLCNLQPHLSGSFNSLHKSDTLPRSNTRPGKVQNNQLKVDVQGSNPPSPHISGNFVERCQELARCTESHQADSRRSSIDVTASRAKPSRGSASARRPASPAPQPPPPLCIAPSPSPQSSAAVFDIPTPSPSPPKPPPKPRLNETSF, from the exons ATGGCGGTGCCGGGAGGCCGCAGCGGGGATGTCATACACCTCAATGTTGGGGGCAAGAG GTTCAGCACGTCCAGACAGACCCTGACGTGGGTCTCGGACTCCTTTTTCTCCAG cCTTCTCAGTGGCCGCATTTCCTCACTAAAGGATGAAACTGGCGCG atCTTTATCGACAGAGACCCCACAGTATTTGCTTCAATACTAAATTTCTTACGAACCAAAGAGTTGGATACCAG AGGTGTTCACAGTTCCCTTCTCCTACATGAAGCAGAATTTTATGGGATCACACCGCTAG ttAGACGCCTACAGCTGTGTGAAGAGCTGGAACGCTCCTCGTGTGGGAGTGTATTATTTAATGGATACCTCCCCCCTCCAG TCTTTCCAGCCAAGAAGAGGAATCGTCACAGTGTGTCCGGGCTGCAGGTCAGCTCCCGAAGTGCAGGAAATGAGCGTGCACCTGTTCGGCGGAGTAACACTATGCCCCCCAATTTGGGGAGTGCTGGCATTCTAGGACGTTTGTTGGAAGAGAGGAGCTATGGAAATGGAG GGCTGTCCGGTGACCCTGGCATGGTCCGAATCATTTGTGGACATCATAATTGGATTGCCGTGGCTTTTGCTCAGTTCATAGTCTGTTACAG AATGAAAGAGACTTCTGGATGGCAGCTGATTTTCACTAGCCCTTGTCTGGACTGGGTTATTGAGCGGGTGGCTCTTAATGCCAAGACGATTGGAGGATCCCTGGGAGACCATGACAAAATGCTCGCCGTCTCTTCCTGCAGTGAGATCATCTTGTGGGCAATCACTGGTGATGGCACAGGAAGCGAAATAG GGGTCTTTAGTCTCGGGGTCCCAGCTGAAGCCTTGTTCTTTGTGGGAAATCAGCTAATAGCCACCAGCCACACCGGCAAGATAGGTGTGTGGAACGCAGTGACCAAACACTGGCAG ATCCAGGATGTGGTACCCATAAACAGCTACGACACTGCTGGATCCTTCCTTCTGCTTGGGTGTAACAATGGCTCCATCTACTATGTAG ATGTCCAGAAGTTTCCTTTGCGAATGAAGGACAATGATCTTCTTGTTACAGAGCTTTACCGGGATCCTTCGGAGGACGCCATAACTGCCCTTAGCGTCTATCTCACACCCAAAACAA GTGACAGTGGTAATTGGATTGAGATTGCATATGGCACAAGTTCTGGAGTTGTCAGAGTTATAGTTCAGCACCCAGAGACGGTCGGCTCTGGACCTCAACTCTTTCAGACTTTTACAGTCCACCGTAGCCCAGTCACTAAAATCATGCTATCAGAACGACACCTCATATCAG TATGTGCAGATAATAATCATGTGCGCACGTGGACGGTCACTCGCTTCCGTGGTATGATTTCTACCCAGCCTGGATCCACACCATTGGCATCTTTCAAAATCCTTTCTCTAGAAGACATTGATGGACACGCGGGCTGCAGTGCAGGGAATGATATTG GTCCTTTTGGAGAACGAGACGACCAACAGGTTTTCATTCAGCGTGTCGTTCCCGATTCTAACATTGTGTACGTCCGTTTGTCTTCCACTGGAAAGAG GATATGTGAGGTTCGTTCTGTGGATGGTTCCCCTATTACTTCTTTCACAGTTCATGAGTGCGAAGGATCTAGCCGGATAGGCTCCCGCCCCAGGCGCTACCTGTTCACGGGACATGCCAGTGGTTGCCTCCAGATGTGGGATCTTACCACTGCCATGGAGGTGGCGAATAAGGGTGAAAATAGAG CGGAGTTGGGGGGTCTTACTCAGGAGGAGCTGCTGGAACAGCTGGAGCAGTGTGACCTGGCTCTGACTCGTACTCCTGAGATGAGCCCAGCCACATCGTTCTCTCACACTGTGAATCCTCGTGCATCCATATCCAG CTTACAGTCCCAGCTAAGTGACATCCCACGTGATCGTTTCTCAAGGCTCGTGGTGTCCTCCTCACATCGCCCCCAAGCCGCAGCTGTTCGCCCCTCTGAAGCTTGGGCTTCTCTGTGCAACTTGCAGCCGCACCTCTCAGGAAGCTTCAATTCATTGCACAAGTCGGACACATTGCCCCGTTCCAACACAAGACCCGGGAAAGTTCAGAACAACCAGCTAAAAGTAGATGTCCAAGGCTCTAATCCACCATCTCCTCATATCAGTGGCAATTTTGTGGAGCGCTGCCAAGAGCTTGCCCGATGCACAGAGTCCCATCAGGCTGACTCCCGTCGATCTAGCATCGACGTGACTGCCAGCAGAGCCAAGCCATCACGGGGCTCCGCATCAGCGAGACGGCCGGCCTCTCCTGCACCCCAGCCGCCGCCACCTCTGTGCATCGCACCATCGCCATCTCCTCAGTCCTCTGCAGCAGTATTTGATATTCCTACACCGTCACCATCTCCCCCTAAACCCCCACCAAAGCCCAGACTGAATGAGACTTCTTTCTAA